From a region of the Podospora pseudopauciseta strain CBS 411.78 chromosome 7 map unlocalized CBS411.78m_7, whole genome shotgun sequence genome:
- a CDS encoding uncharacterized protein (COG:G; EggNog:ENOG503P4NM): MSPARPQIFLVRHAESVHNVTKDFNIRDPGLTQVGHEQAAALEASFPDLSSVAVVITSPLTRAIETTLDAFGSILPGGNNLILDPYLQERSDLPCDTGSPISVLKERFPSFPDGVWSSLAGNASELDGDDWLEKKGDYAADDESVTKRAEKVRKILWNVAQNIQQAQKEEDKKAAEEREDLKTSIVVVTHGVFMKFLTEDETIDLPKAGWKDYYVEEADKFDGKGKRIPVKRSPPCRQNPPHLTSNTTRSPEPLNP, encoded by the exons ATGTCCCCAGCCAGGCCCCAAATCTTTCTTGTCCGGCATGCCGAGTCGGTTCACAATGTCACCAAAGACTTCAACATTCGCGACCCCGGGTTAACCCAAGTTGGCCATGAGCAGGCTGCCGCCTTGGAGGCATCCTTCCCCGACTTGTCctctgttgctgttgtcatTACCTCCCCTCTGACAAGAGCAATCGAGACGACACTCGACGCCTTTGGCTCGATTCTCCCCGGCGGCAACAACCTGATACTGGACCCCTACCTCCAAGAGCGAAGCGACTTGCCCTGCGACACTGGCTCTCCCATCTCGGTGCTCAAAGAGAGATTCCCTTCATTTCCCGATGGTGTCTGGTCCAGTTTGGCTGGAAACGCTTCGGAACTCGATGGTGACGACTGGCTGGAAAAGAAGGGCGATTATGCAGCGGACGATGAGAGCGTAACCAAAAGGGCGGAGAAGGTCAGGAAGATTTTGTGGAATGTTGCCCAGAACATTCAGCAGGcgcagaaggaggaggacaagaaggccgCCGAAGAAAGGGAGGACTTGAAAACGAGCATCGTGGTGGTTACACATGGGGTTTTTATGAAGTTTTTGACAGAGGACGAGACAATCGATTTGCCAAAGGCCGGATGGAAGGATTACTATGTGGAAGAAGCCGACAAGTTTGATGGAAAGGGCAAGAGAATT CCTGTAAAACGATCACCGCCTTGTAGACAG AATCCACCCCATCTAACTAGTAACACCACCCGAAGCCCTGAACCTCTGAACCCCTGA